A genomic stretch from Kribbella amoyensis includes:
- a CDS encoding glucose-6-phosphate dehydrogenase assembly protein OpcA — MIIDLTDTTSSEIASALLRARRHAGSPAMGMVGTIVVVVDEASHHDAMKAANEAGREHPSRVLVAILRPGRGAAGLDAEVRVGEGIPGEAVLLRLHGELAKVPESVITPLLLPDSPVIVWWPGGGPKVPNEDPLGHLGRRRVTDAAATRRSAVDFSARAAGYEPGDTDFGWTRLTPWRALLAAALDQYPTKVTGAEVVSARGNPSADLLAAWLQCRLGVPVEQKTSRGPGITAARLFTPAGPIALTRPDGAVATFSVPGQPDRPVALKRRNTSELLSEELRRLDPDDVYARTLACLVEREALPADAKKVSAADRRSTQGAAKKAAARTAKVEGKAASAELEASASGRTRGAKKKAPAAKKTSAAARSARKKATPATSSTRKTATKSTAKKATAAKKGTSKKVAGRS, encoded by the coding sequence ATGATCATCGACCTGACCGACACGACGTCGAGCGAGATCGCGTCGGCGTTGCTGCGGGCCCGCCGGCACGCGGGCTCACCGGCGATGGGCATGGTCGGCACGATCGTGGTGGTCGTCGACGAGGCGTCCCACCACGACGCGATGAAGGCCGCGAACGAAGCCGGCCGGGAGCACCCGTCCCGGGTCCTGGTAGCGATCCTGCGGCCCGGCCGCGGCGCCGCTGGGCTGGACGCCGAGGTCCGCGTCGGCGAGGGCATCCCGGGCGAGGCCGTGCTGCTGCGGCTGCACGGTGAGCTGGCCAAGGTGCCGGAGTCGGTGATCACCCCGCTGCTGCTGCCCGACTCCCCCGTCATCGTCTGGTGGCCGGGCGGCGGGCCGAAGGTGCCGAACGAGGACCCGCTGGGCCACCTCGGCCGGCGCCGGGTGACCGACGCCGCCGCGACCCGCCGCTCCGCGGTGGACTTCAGCGCCCGCGCCGCCGGGTACGAGCCGGGTGACACCGACTTCGGGTGGACCCGGCTGACGCCTTGGCGGGCGTTGCTGGCCGCGGCCCTCGACCAGTACCCGACGAAGGTCACCGGGGCCGAGGTCGTGTCCGCCCGGGGGAACCCGAGTGCCGATCTGCTGGCCGCCTGGCTGCAGTGCCGGCTCGGCGTACCGGTGGAGCAGAAGACGTCGCGTGGTCCCGGGATCACCGCGGCCCGGTTGTTCACGCCGGCCGGGCCGATCGCGCTGACTCGTCCGGACGGGGCCGTGGCGACGTTCAGCGTGCCCGGGCAGCCGGATCGCCCGGTCGCGCTGAAGCGGCGGAACACCTCCGAACTGCTGAGCGAGGAGTTGCGGCGTCTCGATCCCGACGACGTGTACGCACGGACGCTGGCGTGCCTGGTCGAGCGGGAGGCTCTGCCCGCGGACGCGAAGAAGGTGAGCGCGGCGGATCGCCGGTCGACCCAGGGCGCGGCGAAGAAGGCCGCGGCCAGGACGGCGAAGGTCGAGGGCAAGGCCGCGTCGGCCGAGCTCGAGGCCTCGGCGAGCGGCCGGACCCGCGGCGCGAAGAAGAAGGCTCCCGCCGCGAAGAAGACCAGCGCGGCGGCGCGATCGGCGCGGAAGAAGGCAACGCCGGCGACTTCGTCGACCCGCAAGACCGCGACCAAATCGACCGCGAAGAAGGCCACCGCCGCCAAGAAGGGCACGAGCAAGAAGGTGGCGGGGCGGTCGTGA